The following are encoded together in the Mustela nigripes isolate SB6536 chromosome 11, MUSNIG.SB6536, whole genome shotgun sequence genome:
- the ZNF655 gene encoding zinc finger protein 655 isoform X1 — protein sequence MEEISAQEAVGSPVVQFQSLESLSEGLSPEPPFAQDTDMEQELNGGFPISKPDGISLREQDLQVFDLETKNREVLRDDCSDGETREENKLLIPKQEILEEVHSYKVRVGRLKKDIAQVPGTREVSKPEDRLERLQEILRKFLFLEREFRQITISKKAFTSDNNECHEPEKSFCLDSTLDTDQRVLRIQNIDDTDKYDMGVNQNSAAGKQEQINLIQDVQSSEYKESLMDVSHLSKCDSIPATEKSYKCDACEKVFHQSSALSRHQRIHTREKPYKCKECEKSFSQSSSLSRHKRIHTREKPYKCEASDKSCDASEKSCSQSSDITPHKRIHTRAKSYKCSNCERVFSRSVHLTQHQKVHREMPCKCTICGSDFHHTSYLAEHQKVHCEEKAYEYSDCGLTFVKHQGIHLREKPYTCNECGKDFRLNSHLIQHQRIHTGEKPHECNECGKAFGQTSCLIQHHKIHGREKSYECSEYEESFSHGSDLVLQQEVLTREKAFDCDVWEKNLGQRAHLVQHQRIHTKEKPYECDERGETFSQIQASFNI from the exons GATTTCCAATTTCCAAGCCTGATGGGATCTCCCTGCGGGAACAAGATCTACAGGTCTTTGATCTGGAAACTAAGAATAGAGAAGTCTTAAGAGATGACTGCTCAG ATGGAGAGACCAGAGAAGAGAACAAGCTGTTGATTCCTAAGCAGGAAATTTTGGAAGAAGTACATTCGTACAAGGTGAGAGTAGGAAGACTCAAAAAGGATATTGCCCAAGTTCCTGGGACTAGAGAAGTGTCTAAACCTGAGGACAGATTAGAAAGGCTTCAGGAAATCCTAAGGAAATTTCTGTTCCTGGAGAGAGAGTTTAGGCAAATAACAATCAGCAAGAAAGCCTTCACCAGTGACAACAATGAATGTCATGAACCTGAAAAAAGCTTCTGTCTGGACTCTACCCTGGATACGGATCAGAGAGTTCTTAGAATTCAGAATATTGATGACACTGATAAGTATGACATGGGGGTGAACCAGAATTCAGCTGCTGggaaacaagaacaaataaaTCTCATACAGGATGTTCAGAGTAGTGAATATAAGGAAAGCTTAATGGATGTCTCCCACCTTAGTAAATGTGACAGCATTCCTGCCACTGAGAAATCCTACAAATGTGATGCATGTGAGAAGGTCTTCCATCAGAGCTCTGCCCTTTCTagacatcagagaattcatactagAGAGAAACCCTACAAGTGTAAAGAATGTGAAAAATCTTTCAGTCAGAGTTCAAGTCTTAGTCGACATAAAAGAATACACACTAGAGAAAAACCCTATAAATGTGAAGCATCTGATAAATCCTGTGACGCATCTGAAAAGTCCTGTAGTCAGAGCTCTGACATAACTCCGCATAAGAGGATTCACACTAGAGCAAAGTCTTATAAATGTAGTAATTGTGAAAGAGTTTTCAGTCGTAGTGTACATCTTACTCAGCATCAGAAGGTTCACAGAGAGATGCCCTGTAAGTGTACTATATGTGGCAGTGACTTCCACCATACCTCCTACCTTGCCGAACATCAGAAAGTCCACTGTGAAGAGAAAGCCTATGAATACAGTGATTGTGGGTTGACCTTTGTTAAACATCAAGGAATTCATCTCAGAGAAAAGCCCTATACGTGTAATGAATGTGGCAAAGACTTCAGACTGAATTCCCATCTTATTCAGCATCAAAgaattcacacaggagagaaaccacaTGAATGTAACGAATGTGGAAAAGCTTTTGGTCAAACTTCATGCCTTATTCAGCATCACAAAATCCACGGGCGAGAGAAATCCTATGAGTGTAGCGAATATGAGGAAAGTTTCAGTCACGGCTCAGACCTTGTTCTTCAGCAGGAAGTCCTCACCAGAGAAAAAGCCTTTGATTGTGACGTATGGGAAAAGAACCTCGGTCAGAGAGCACACCTCGTTCAACATCAAAGAATTCATACCAaagagaaaccttatgaatgtgATGAACGCGGAGAGACCTTTAGTCAGATTCAGGCCTCCTTCAACATCTGA